From the genome of Phytohabitans rumicis, one region includes:
- a CDS encoding 6-phosphofructokinase produces the protein MRIGVLTGGGDCPGLNAVIRAVVRKGVATYGHEFVGFRDGWRGPLEGLTKPLGIAEVRGILPRGGTILGSSRTNPFKIDGGVEKIKENLATLGVDALVAIGGEDTLGVATKLDELGVKVVGVPKTIDNDLNATDYTFGFDTAVNIAMEAIDRLHTTAESHHRTLVVEVMGRHAGWIALHAGIAGGANVILLPERPFDIDQVAQYVEKRFQHQYSPIIVVAEGAQPLEGQMVLHNQELDSFGHVRLGGIGQWLAEQLEAKTGKEARTVVLGHIQRGGTPTAFDRVLSTRFGLQAIDAVHESDFGKMMALRGTEIVRVPLKEGTGELKTVPIERYTEAEVFFGS, from the coding sequence ATGCGTATCGGCGTGCTCACCGGCGGCGGTGACTGCCCAGGTCTGAACGCGGTGATCCGAGCGGTGGTGCGCAAGGGCGTGGCCACGTACGGGCACGAGTTCGTCGGCTTCCGTGACGGGTGGCGTGGCCCCCTGGAGGGGCTGACCAAGCCGCTGGGCATCGCGGAGGTCCGCGGGATCCTGCCCCGCGGCGGCACCATCCTCGGCTCGTCCCGCACCAACCCGTTCAAGATCGACGGTGGTGTGGAGAAGATCAAGGAAAACCTGGCGACGCTCGGCGTCGACGCGCTCGTCGCCATCGGCGGCGAGGACACGCTCGGCGTGGCCACCAAGCTCGACGAGCTGGGCGTCAAGGTCGTCGGCGTGCCGAAGACGATCGACAACGACCTCAACGCGACCGACTACACGTTCGGCTTCGACACCGCCGTCAACATCGCGATGGAGGCGATCGACCGCCTGCACACCACGGCGGAGAGCCACCACCGCACGCTCGTGGTCGAGGTCATGGGCCGGCACGCCGGCTGGATCGCCCTGCACGCCGGCATCGCCGGTGGCGCCAACGTGATCCTGCTGCCCGAGCGGCCGTTCGACATCGACCAGGTCGCCCAGTACGTGGAGAAGCGCTTCCAGCACCAGTACTCGCCGATCATCGTGGTCGCCGAGGGCGCGCAGCCGCTGGAAGGCCAGATGGTGCTGCACAACCAGGAGCTGGACTCGTTCGGCCACGTGCGCCTGGGCGGCATCGGCCAGTGGCTGGCCGAGCAGTTGGAGGCCAAGACCGGCAAGGAGGCCCGCACGGTCGTGCTCGGCCACATCCAGCGCGGCGGCACGCCGACCGCGTTCGACCGGGTGCTCTCGACGCGGTTCGGCCTGCAGGCGATCGACGCCGTGCACGAGAGCGACTTCGGCAAGATGATGGCCCTGCGCGGCACCGAGATCGTCCGGGTGCCGCTCAAGGAAGGCACGGGCGAGCTGAAGACCGTCCCGATCGAGCGCTACACCGAGGCCGAGGTCTTCTTCGGCAGCTGA
- the proC gene encoding pyrroline-5-carboxylate reductase: MAPGVHAVAVIGTGKIGELMLSGLLRAGWPSDKLMATTRRAARAEELAQRYGVRMVDNLTAVAEAEVLAIAVKPQDAAVLLDDIGAKVPADKLVISLCAGLPTSFFAKRLPEGTPIVRVMTNTPALVDEAMTAISAGPHATAAHLGLAEEMFKPLGATIRVPETQQDAVTALSGSGPAYFYLLVEAMIDAGILLGLPRQVAHELIVQTAIGSAVMLRDSGEHPVKLREAVTSPAGTTISAIRELENHGVRAALLAALEAARDRAREIAQQSD; encoded by the coding sequence ATGGCACCCGGCGTGCACGCCGTAGCCGTGATCGGAACGGGCAAGATCGGGGAGCTGATGCTCTCCGGGCTGCTGCGCGCCGGCTGGCCGTCGGACAAGCTGATGGCCACCACCCGCCGGGCCGCGCGCGCCGAGGAGTTGGCCCAGCGGTACGGCGTACGGATGGTGGACAATCTCACCGCCGTCGCCGAGGCCGAGGTGCTCGCGATCGCCGTCAAGCCGCAGGACGCGGCCGTCCTCCTGGACGACATCGGCGCCAAGGTCCCCGCCGACAAGCTGGTCATCTCGCTGTGCGCCGGCCTGCCGACGAGCTTCTTCGCTAAGCGGCTGCCGGAAGGCACCCCGATCGTCCGGGTCATGACCAACACTCCGGCCCTGGTCGACGAGGCGATGACCGCGATCTCGGCCGGTCCGCACGCCACCGCCGCGCATCTGGGCCTGGCGGAGGAGATGTTCAAGCCGCTGGGCGCCACGATCCGGGTGCCGGAGACGCAACAGGACGCGGTGACCGCGCTGTCCGGCTCCGGCCCGGCGTACTTCTACCTGTTGGTCGAGGCCATGATCGACGCGGGCATCCTGCTCGGCCTGCCGCGCCAGGTGGCCCACGAGTTGATCGTGCAGACCGCGATCGGCTCGGCCGTCATGCTGCGCGACTCGGGCGAGCACCCGGTCAAGCTGCGCGAGGCGGTCACGTCGCCGGCGGGCACCACCATCTCGGCCATCCGCGAGCTGGAAAACCACGGCGTACGCGCCGCGCTGCTCGCCGCGCTCGAAGCGGCCCGCGACCGTGCGCGGGAAATCGCCCAACAGAGCGACTGA